Within the Miscanthus floridulus cultivar M001 chromosome 17, ASM1932011v1, whole genome shotgun sequence genome, the region CGCCTCCCTCCGCTGCCGGCCTTGCTCCGGTCCTCCCCCACCACACCACACGCGAGCAAAAGCACAAAAGCCAACCCACACCGCACCACACGGCAGCCGCAGGCGGTCGGCCCCTGCTACCCCTAGGAAAACGACGAGACGGATACGAGTGGGGGAGGAGTGAACCGAGTGATAGCTTCCGCCGCTACCGCAACTTACCAGCCAGCCGACCCCGACCCCGCAGCAGGCTGCAGCCCCTGCGACACAGGAGGGAGCGGGCCGCGTCGCTCTCACGGCGCCGGGTCCTCGTCGCCGCGGCAGGGCGCTAGGGCAGGCATGCTCTGATGGAATTCAggggccaggaggaggagcccgtctCGGAGGAGATGGGCGCCAgctccgcgccgccgcccgcccacGCCCCCGCCACCGGCCCCGTCCCCGCCCTGGGGAGCCAGAACCACGCCGCCGAGGCGAGGTACCACGAGTGCCTGCGCAACCACGCGGCGGCGCTGGGCGGCCACGTCGTCGACGGCTGCGGGGAGTTCATGCTCGGCGGGGACGGCGACAGGCTCAAGTGCGCCGCCTGCGGCTGCCACCGCAGCTTCCACCGCAAGGACGACGCGCGGCGCCGCCACCAGCTCCTGCTCCCGGCGCCCGCGCCGGTGTTGTCGCCCACGACCCCGGCCCCGCGCGTCCCGCTGCTCCTGCCGCCACCCCACCCCCACTACGCCGCCGGCGCAGCCGCCCACCACCCCCACTACGCGCCGCCGCCGTTCCCGTACTACGGCACgcccagcggcagcggcggcggcaccacGACCGAGTCGTCCAGCGAGGAGCGCGGCCCGCCGTCCGGGGCCGCTGCCGCCGCGCACGCGCAGGGCCACGTCCGGCAGAAGCGGTTCCGGACCAAGTTCACGCCGGAGCAGAAGGAGCAGATGCTGACGTTCGCGGAGCGCCTCGGCTGGCGGATGCAGAAGCAGGACGACGCGCTGGTGCAGCACTTCTGCGACCAGGTCGGCGTCCGCCGGCAGGTCTTCAAGGTCTGGATGCACAACAATAAGCACACCGGAAGCGGCGGCAGgaggcagccgccgccgcagggGCAGCAACAGTCCCAACAGCAACCGCAGCCGCAGGCGCACCAGCAGCCGCAGCAGGAGCAGTAGCCATGGTGGGAGACAAGGCTCAGCagacagcaccaccaccaccatttgcttaatcccccgcctcaatttTTTTATGGGCTCCAAGAGGGGGTGTGGGATTAAACAAGGGAAGTCAGGAGGAGCTCCTATCCTTTCTTCCCTTCCGTTTTTGGTTTCACCTTATCCTTCATTTTTTGTAGTCACTTCTTTCACCATCCTCTTTTGCTTCACCATTCTTGCTTGCATATCTTTGCTTTCTTCTGTTCCTACTAGTTTGGGGGATCAATTGGAAGTAGGAGGAGGCACTGTTCATGCTTTGTAGCTACAATCCTACTGCCTTATTGCCATTTGACCCCCTCGGCCAGCAAGGTTAACCAATCTGAATTCTCTCTAATTTGCTCTGAACGTTTATATTATAGTTTCATCTTCACTTAATCACTAGAGAATATAGCTGGTGTTCTCCACTCCCTTCTAATGCAGCATTTACATTTAGTTCCATTTTGAAACCCAGCATAAACTAATGGACAAAATGGCATGGTAATCTTGAGTTCTCTTCAGGCAATTGCTAATTAGAGAGTAGCAGCCAATATCTGTAGCTAGGATATTCTGGGGGAGAAAGGCTGGATGGAATATGGTGGGAAACAATGCTTGCATGCAGATTTTATTATCTGTGATACCGCCATTAGAGAGACTCTTGAAGGTTGCATCAAATGCTCATACCTTTGTGTGTGAGTGTGTTTGCCATTCAATTGGAATTGTACTTGCCTGCTGTGGTGTCTTAAGCTTAAACTGTACTTGGCTCTAGATGCATCCCATTACTGCCATGCATGGAGCGAGTGTCATTTTGCAGACCTGATTGACTCCATTAATGGAGGGCTGGAGCTCCAAGTCTCTGGTCCGGGAGGGCTTGGGTATGGCCGGACGGTTACGTACTCACATGGCTGCTGTAGCCTACTTACTCGCCTCTACAGTACCTCCCAGAAGAGGATTTTACAAGGATTTCGTTTCATGAAATTGTGAGGCCCATGCTGCAAGAGATGAGGCTGTGAGAGGCAGATAAGGATGTAATGAATGCGCTCCATGAGAATTGCAAGGCATGGGAGAAAAAAAAGGTGGATAATGAGAAACTTGGCATCACAAGATTTTTGTTCTCTGATACCATCcatccactttttttttttttttggatgagTCCGCGAATTTGGTTTCTTTATGTCCGGTTTTCTTCGAAGGTTAATTGCTAAATTTGGACAGTTTTGCCAAACCAGTTGGAAAGCACATAAAGAACACACGATGCCACTAAACCTCCTATATCCAGATGTTGGATTTTTTCTTCAACATTATGTCATACTACGGTGTTGAGTTACGTACAAGTTTTAGCATAGAAAAGTTCCTGCTGTGAAAAAGTAGAATAACTAGCTGTGACTCGTAAACTTCGGCTCTGGGCTTATaggatcgtatacgatcgtggattatatacgattgtggattataatttataatagtatttttttctcacactaaaTTAATCAAACCAACTAActgtaaataatccatgatcgtttaccCCGAAACGAACGGGATGCTTGTAAGTAATGTGACTCACCGGCAAGCATCAGTAGCTGCGGTGTTGAAAATCAAGTCAACAAGCTTCCTTGGCCCTTTAAGTTGAGGGAAGTCTTCGTTCTGAAAATAGGTGGCGATTAACAGCAACACAGCAGCAAGTTATctcaatttgtttcatttttactTCTGAAGCccataaattctacaaaaatcatataaaataaaacacttgcaataacaATGCGTTGAGTGAGCCGGATTTTTCAGGGGCTTGGGCCCTTGGATTGGGGACGAATTCTTTGAATATATAATTCTGAGATTCTAAAAAAACGTGGGTTCAAATGCTCCAGAATCTAACCAGCTTCGATGGGATTATAGGATCGAGAGTGATTATTACGTCAATCgcgactaagggcctgtttggttggtgACTAAAACTTACCATGTCTAACCTTCAATAAACTGTGGCTGCCACAGAAATTATGGCGAGCAAAATCGAAGCCACACTTATGGCAAGGTTTGACACGAAAATAAATCTATGACATGTGGGGCATGGTGCTAAGAAAGTTCGACGTACCATAGCTGTGATAGTGAACCAACCAGCTGGCGTAGAAAGAGTGGCATGGCTGATCTTTGGTATGGCAAGCTCTGGTCGGGATGAAAACgatatggatattttccgaccgtattcgaaaccgaatccgtttagaggggttgagatctgtccgtatctgagtccggatatccaacatccgataccgtatccgtatcggtatccgaatactcaaatcgtatatttatgatgtcgatatccaatcgtatcctatccgacattgttgacactatccgtattcgaatccgaatctggatagaaatatgaaaacaaatgtaatcagcctgttcgtttggctgtggctggtcgtaaacgatcgtaaattttcagccggaacaatatttttttctcacacaaaccaaccagcagtacttcttcacaaaccagcaacgatatgaaccagccaaccgaacagactgaATATCGATGATATCCATCCGTATCCTATCCGTTTTCATCGCTCAATCAAACACGCCCTAATCTTCTTTTTCACATGCCAGCCCCTCGCTTGCAGAGTTGCAGGCATTGAGGCATGCGCCTACTGAAGTTGATTTGGACTGGTTTGGCCACGTCGCTAGCATGCCACAGCCCATTAGCCTGTTTGTTTGGATGTGGCTTTGTTTggatgtggcttgtcgtaaatgatcgtaaattttcagccggaataatatttttctctcacacaaatcagccagcagtacttcttcacgaaccagcaacgatacgaaccagccaaccgaacaagctACATATGCCAAAGCCAGCTTGCTAATTGTGTTCTTATCACCACAGTCTAGGCCATGACTTTGTAAGCATTTGTTTATGATGTGTTTGACTAACCACCGAAAATGTCAACAACGGCTGCTGAGGCAAGATATTGCTCTGGCTCCACCCTAGCACCGGCGGCCGGCGCCCTGGCCTTCGCAAATTTGGATAAGTTGCATCTGTTAGGGGGAAAAAACATGTGCAATGCCAAAAAAAGAAGTTAATATAGTTCCGTTCAAAATTTATCATAAATAAACAAGTAATATTTGCTGTGTTCTAACCAGTAGTACACTACATTGGTGCATCTACAAAAAAGTGTTATTTACTGTGCTTTACATCTATTCAGTTCAATTAAACATCTAGGGCTTGAATTGCCACAAATTGAAATTTCCATAAGAATAAGAATAGAAATTAGTGGAAAGATCATTATCTATTGGCTTCATCAGCAGAATCAGGTGAACTGCTGACATGATTTCTTCCAATCAAAAATCAGTTTAGGGCGCATTTAGTTTCGCAAAGTTTGCACTTGAAAACTTTATATAGTGCACGATTCTctactgtagtatttcgtttgtatttatgaattattgtctaaacattgactaattaggcccaaaagattcgtctcgtaaagttaaagcaaactgtgtaattagtttttgatttcatatACGTTTAGTACTTCATGTATATtgtaaatttgatgtgacgggaaattttctttttgtatagtttatttttggagaacttaATGACACAGAGAATGCAGTGACCCTGGACATCTGCACAGTTGCTGAACTTTAGCCCATCATGGTGCTACTGAATGATCAGTCCTATCAGTTCTGATAGTTTTGTCTTTTCATCTGCACTTCTGACAGGTCTTATTAAGAGCTGTTTGGTGTGCTTCCGTGTCTTAGGTTCTGTTTAGATTGCAAGCCAAAAACTaaaaatttttaaaatttttcgTCATATTAAATTTTGTGGTACatacatgaagtactaaatgtagatgaaaaaaactaattacacagttagctgagaaatcgtgagacgaatcttttaagcctaaataatttataattgaataatttttactaaataaaaacgaaaatgcttcCAAAAGTCAAAATTTTTCGGAACTAAACCGAGCCTTAATCGATTTTTCAGAGCTGTTTGCTTTGCTGCCCTCCCTGTCCCAGCATTTGTGGCAGGTTCCCTTCCATCAGTTTAAGCCAGACTTTTTCTAAGGGACGGACCTAAGAGACTGACAACGATAACTCAGACCTAATCGACTACTCCCTCCCTCCgtgcagaaaaaaaaaactctagctTTGAACCTGTCCGATGGAGGGAGTATTCAACTGACACAATGACGTCAAGGAAGTACTACTATTAAACTGTTTGCCTCGTTTAGGCCATGTTTGTTTTACTATGCAGACTATAAATTGCAGTTTGCTACAGTTGCAATATGAAGGAAATAGATTATTGGATTGTAACAaccttaggccctgtttagttccacttcgttttgccaaatttttcaagatttttcgtcacatcgaatctttagatgcatgcatgaagcattaaatataaataaaaaataaaactaattacacagtttagacgaaatccacgagacgaatcttttaagcctaattagactatgatcggacactaattgccaaataacaatgaaaacgtTACTGtgctcattttgcaaaaaaatctCGCATCTAAACTGGGCCTTAATCCCTGAATTACAACAATACGTGACCCGTTTGTTTCAACTTGTAAACTGTAAGTCTGTAACAGCTGATATGCCGCAATCCGCTACAAgctaaaacaaacaaacaaacagacAGAACCTTAAACGTGTGTAGCCAAAACATATTGAGCAGACCCACGTGATTGTGAGCACTATGAGAAGTTGACATCATCATTGTATTCCAAAGGAAAACATCATAACGAGCCGTGAGAAGTTGAAACACTTGCATTACCACCCCTCTAGTAATTCGACAACGGAATGATCGTCACACAAGAAAGAATGCAGTGGAAATATTTTTGCCAGATATCTTTTGAGGGGAAAACACAATCATCATCAATAGCGGCAGAGAAAGTGTATGGGTAGATATGTTCTCAAGAATTTGTCGAAAAAAGATGACACCTAGGCccagtttagatccaaaatatttTGCAAAAGGCAACTGTAgcgcttttcgttgttatttggtaattaatgtccaatcatagtctaattaggcttaaaagattcgtctcgtggatttcgtctaaactgtgtaattagttttactttttatttatatttaatgcttcatgcatgtgtcaaagattcgatgtaatgaaaaatcttgaaaaatttggcaaaatgaaaTGGAACACAGGGCCCTAGACAATATTCCCGGTGGTTGAAAGCAAAGAGCTAAGATCGCATTAGCTCGTATCAGATAGTTGCCATTAGACACAACTGACAAAAACCTCACCCCACCAATCCTGTGGCTCCAAGTTCCTAAGCAACGTGCAGGCTAATCAAACCCAATCATGCTCAAAGTTCCAAGCTCCAAATATTTTTTTAGTAATTGCTGATCTCATCATTCCCAGACTTAAACTACTACTCTATCTGACAACTACGGATAACATAACACTAGCCCATGCATCTTTGCTTAAACAAGTCCTAATCTTCAACAGGAAAGATAATAAATTAACTGGATTTAAGCGGGTTCGGGAAGGGGAGAGGGATAAAGAATTCACACCCGTGCACAAGAACCACATAGAGCTGAGCTGCATACATCTAACCACTCAACAAACAAGTTTAAACAACTAATCAACAGATCAATACAAAGCATTCAGGTACTAGGCTTTTGATAAGTGTACTTAACAAATCTATATGACGAAATTGTGGGACCCTGGGGGACCATTTCCTTATCTGAGCACCTATATTAAGGCCTTAATGGCTCGCATCGCCCAGAAAGGCTCTCGTACTACAGTGCCACACCAAGTGGTTGAACCCTAGCCAGAAACAGCAGCTTTGTTAATTGCAACTAGTGATGTACAGTACTGCACTTACATACAGTGCTAACGGATTTGTGATCCTTGTTGGTTCAGCTGTTGTTAACTGTTTTTGTCCCGATAAATatatagcctgttcggttggctggttcggaTCGTTGCTGGTTCATTTATATGAgtgagaagtactgctggctagttcgCGTAAATAGTAGGCATGTGAGGGGGCTGGCCGGCCACAGCCCAGCGATCAGGCTGATATTGTCTTAAAAAGAGGGGATCATGTATGACACGTTTCAGTACGGAACATGCACCCTGtttgtttgggctggtttggcttataagccatgactaaaagtattattgactggtttggtatgagagaaaaatattgttcgttggctgataagccatgacttataagccaaatacgaccaagcgaacaggccgatggTTGGCTGGTTCTGAAGAGCTTTGTGTTCATACTGGGGCAGCTTTCAACAGGTCATGTCCACATTTGGTCGCTGGATTGCTTAGGGGTGTAGTATTAGGCAAGCTCGGCCTAAGGCCGTTTTTTCGTGGGCTGCGCCTCGCTCATTTGAGCCGTGAAAGAGATTGTGGAAGTTGTGGGTGCCACGGATGTACTCCTAGATGACGGACGGCCTCGCTCGCACCAGGACCGAGGGACGAATCTAGGGTGATAGTTCAGTTAGCTAAAATTTCATCTTAAACCTTTAGCATTTTCTCCTCAAAGCAGTCATGACAAAAATTATTGGAGAGGCTCTAGGGGCTCCATGAGATCAGCGAGGCTTGAGCCCCCTGCCTCACCGCTAGATCCATGCCTGTGGCAACCTCGGTACTCCTAATCgatggttgaaagctctagtttggttttggtgaattgatgaaaccctaagtgctaacctagtttgtcaagtgatcatgacataggtagcacatttcaagtggcgaagcaaatgaagatcatgacatgatgatggtgatgtcatggtgatgatcaagttcttggacttgaaaagaagaaagagaaaaataaaagacttaagataaaggtataaatggtaggagccattttgttttggtgatcgagacacttagtgagtgtgatcatatttaggatcgatagccatactattaagaggggtgaaactcatatcaaaatgtggttattaaagtgccactagatgctctaactcattgcatatgcatttaggatctagtggagtgctaacacccttgaaaatgtttgtgaaaatatgctaacacacatgtgcacaaggtgatacacttggtggttggcacatttgagcaagggttaggaacttcactggcggagtgtccgcccgtagagtgcggacagtacAACGATGCCACTGGCACCCTAtccagaaaagacggaggtcactagaagtgaccggacgctagccttggttggaccggcgcgtccgatcagtagaagcTGTAAAGACGCTAGTGTCAGTCTCTGATCGGatctgggtcacttagtgactggacgctggagggttgcatccggtcctgctgacgtggcagcgcacaggggagacgtcgagtgaccggacgttgggtgagtccggtcgagcatgaccggacgcgtccggtcgtgatttctcacttttggatgcttactggaaacgactggacactgaggtccagcgtccggtcacttcgcagcagcgcgtccggtcacttcgcagcagcgcgtccggtcatcacttgaccgttgggatcgagcgctcagtatttgaaaagaggggacacgtggcgtgcatcgcgtgaccggacgctgaggtccagcgtttggTCAATCTGATCGGTACGTCTGGTCGACCCGTGGTTAgtgtagtgaggagcccaatggctctattcataggggctctctatttaagccccatggccggctcaagctcactctcttggccatttgcattgacatagcaaccttgtgagcttagctaaagccctcccactcatctccatcattgattcatcatctttgtgagattgagagagaatctaagtgcattgcttgggtGTTTATATCTAGAGGCaattggtgttcgtgttttgctgtgggattcgcttgttactcttggtggttgccgccacctagacggcttggagcaacgaggatcgtcgagcggagattggtgattgtcttcggcttcgatcgtggtgattgtgaggggttcttgacctttccctagtggagagccaaaaggtactctagtgggttactcgtggcttgtgtgatcctcatcttgtgttggttgtgcggcaccctattgatggtttggcgtgtgatgccaattagcgcgtgaacctctaagtgagtaaatcgccacaacgaggactagcttgccggcaagcaagtgaacctcgataaaaaacattgtgtcatcatttgattctaaggtgattgatcttcattgttattcattcttgtgattgattggtttcttcctcgatacgacggtataaccttcttactcactctctttacattaccgcaaactagttgtcaagctctttagtgtagctaattgtgagagcttgttagtttggttagtatggctctttagttagcttttgagagcacactaacttagtgtagtgtcatcgctattgtgtggatagaaactatataaattagaattgtggtaggtggcttgctattttagtaggctagcgcaacacttgcttcgcctcataattatctaaccggtttgttaaatattgttgtagaaattttaataggctattcaaccccctctagccattaggacctttcaagtggtatcagaggcgaggtcaccatgatttgaggcttaacaaccttcggtgtaaaaatggctcaaatcaacaacacaaagaagccaccctaatttgatggctccaactatcc harbors:
- the LOC136517676 gene encoding zinc-finger homeodomain protein 6-like, which gives rise to MEFRGQEEEPVSEEMGASSAPPPAHAPATGPVPALGSQNHAAEARYHECLRNHAAALGGHVVDGCGEFMLGGDGDRLKCAACGCHRSFHRKDDARRRHQLLLPAPAPVLSPTTPAPRVPLLLPPPHPHYAAGAAAHHPHYAPPPFPYYGTPSGSGGGTTTESSSEERGPPSGAAAAAHAQGHVRQKRFRTKFTPEQKEQMLTFAERLGWRMQKQDDALVQHFCDQVGVRRQVFKVWMHNNKHTGSGGRRQPPPQGQQQSQQQPQPQAHQQPQQEQ